A single genomic interval of bacterium harbors:
- the glmM gene encoding phosphoglucosamine mutase (catalyzes the conversion of glucosamine-6-phosphate to glucosamine-1-phosphate): MERLFGTDGIRGIAGKYPLTPEFVEKIGIVSAEILTRHFLPSSKPAIIIGRDTRESGQMIFDSLAKGLIKKGVDVWDSGVITTPAISYLTQSTNSLAGIVISASHNPYQFNGIKFFSNSGTKLPDE, translated from the coding sequence ATGGAAAGGCTATTTGGTACCGATGGAATTCGGGGTATTGCCGGCAAGTATCCTCTCACTCCTGAGTTCGTAGAAAAAATTGGCATCGTCTCTGCAGAAATCCTGACCCGCCATTTTCTTCCTTCTTCCAAACCAGCTATCATTATAGGCCGTGATACCAGAGAATCCGGCCAGATGATTTTTGATAGCCTGGCAAAGGGACTAATCAAAAAAGGAGTTGACGTTTGGGACTCTGGGGTAATCACCACGCCAGCCATCTCCTACCTAACCCAGTCCACAAACTCCCTCGCAGGCATTGTTATTTCCGCCTCCCATAACCCATACCAGTTTAACGGAATAAAATTCTTTTCCAATTCAGGAACGAAACTTCCCGATGAA